The genomic window ATCCAGACTATAGAGTTCTGCCTGGCTTTCTACCACCTTGACGACAGCTGCTTTCCCCTTGTCATTCACTGCATCCTTTTGCTTAGTTAGGTTTGGCACAAACAGTAAGAGTAGGACACTAATGATAAGCAACACCACCAACATTTCGACTAGTGTGAAAGCTTTAACCTGAGCTTTTTTAAATTTCATCAACATTTTTTTCATCTAAAAATTTACCTCCATATTTTGATACATTGGCAGCAACATGGCTGCGTACAATAAAACGATTAGTAGGGCTACAAAAATAAAGACCAGTGGTTGAACTAAGTTCATAGTCCTATTAACTCGGGTAAAGAATGATTCCCACGTTTTTTCCGCATAGATTTCCAATTCACTTCCCAACTTGGATTTGACCTCTCCATATTCAATGATTAATCCCAACTCTCTTCTAAAGAAGGGATAATCTTGAACAACTTTAGAAAATTCATGACCATTTTGTAATGACTGAGATAAATCCAAACTAATTTCATTAAAAAGTGGATTTCCCTGCTCCTGCATCATCTGGAAAATCTGTGACAATTCTAATCCTTGTCCAATCATATTTCCCCATTCTCTAGCATAATAGGCCGTCAGATAATACTGAATAAACACACCGATAAAAGGAATTCTAGCTAGAAAAGAAAAGACTTGTATCTTCCTAGATTTTCTGTAGAAAATCAATC from Streptococcus sp. oral taxon 061 includes these protein-coding regions:
- the comGC gene encoding competence type IV pilus major pilin ComGC; this encodes MKKMLMKFKKAQVKAFTLVEMLVVLLIISVLLLLFVPNLTKQKDAVNDKGKAAVVKVVESQAELYSLDKNEDASLSKLQADGRITAEQAKAYKEYHAKQNTNQTVAD